One Helianthus annuus cultivar XRQ/B chromosome 12, HanXRQr2.0-SUNRISE, whole genome shotgun sequence genomic region harbors:
- the LOC110894068 gene encoding mechanosensitive ion channel protein 10 isoform X1: MDAYGKSLKTGEISMAENRKGEVVVTISGEEKDVKNARGVVESPHRKSVDLHPENTVFMPSPNRPPKIPNPETLTRRKTLARSIYSKPKSRFGEQPLIDHDMFDETVEPVGQTSSSPARIASNRASPNGKETTRTISITPKTPLMASPGGAGGADVDEDEEIYKKVNIRKKLKYKKVKMKVLFEWLVFLLLLGSLVCSLTIDELKRYEIWSLKLYKWLVLLMVIICGMLVTNWLMHFIVLLIELNFLLRKKVLYFVHGLKKSVQVCIWLIVVLITWTTLFTTQEQVDKRSKTAARALDYVTWTIVSLLVGAILWLLKSLLLKILATSFHVSNFFDRIQESFFLQYVLLTLSGPPLMESLQMPAASKSRLSFQVKRKGKDAKTKDVIDVSKLHQIKREKVSAWTMKMLVDVISTSGLSTFSGELEESAYDRPPESADKEITSEMEAIAAAYHIFRNVAQPGFTYIEDLDLRRFMIKEEVDVVFPMIDVADKGQIDRKTLTEWVVKVFNGRKALAHALSDTKTAVKQLDKLVTAVLIVIVLVVWLLLTEIATTKVLVLLSSQLVVAAFIFGNTCKTIFEAIVFVFIMHPFDVGDRCVIDGVQLIVEEMNILTTVFLKFDNEKIYYPNSVLSTKPISNFYRSPDMGDNVHFSIDFATPLEKIGLLKDKIKKYLEKNPQLWHPNHSVVVKEIENVNKINMALFFNHTMNFQDFPEKNKRRSELVLELKKLFEELKIKCVLLPQDVHVHHPETTTAPAK, encoded by the exons ATGGATGCATATGGTAAAAGCTTAAAAACAGGGGAGATAAGTATGGCCGAGAACAGAAAAGGTGAAGTGGTTGTAACAATTTCCGGCGAAGAGAAAGATGTGAAAAACGCTAGAGGTGTTGTCGAGTCACCTCATAGAAAATCTGTCGATTTGCATCCGGAAAATACAGTTTTCATGCCAAGCCCTAACAGGCCTCCAAAAATCCCCAATCCGGAAACGTTAACCAGGCGTAAAACGTTAGCCCGATCGATTTACTCCAAACCGAAATCCAGATTCGGTGAACAGCCTTTGATCGATCACGACATGTTCGATGAAACGGTTGAACCAGTTGGACAAACCTCAAGCTCACCTGCAAGAATCGCATCGAATCGTGCATCGCCTAATGGTAAAGAGACAACGAGAACTATTTCGATAACTCCGAAAACTCCGTTAATGGCGTCACCGGGCGGTGCAGGAGGTGCTGATGTGGACGAAGACGAAGAGATTTACAAAAAGGTGAACATACGAAAGAAGCTAAAGTATAAGAAAGTGAAGATGAAAGTTCTGTTTGAATGGCTAGTGTTTCTCTTGCTTTTGGGTAGTCTAGTTTGTAGCTTGACGATCGACGAGTTAAAGCGTTACGAAATCTGGAGCTTGAAGTTATACAAATGGCTTGTGCTCTTAATGGTGATCATTTGTGGTATGCTAGTCACCAATTGGCTTATGCATTTTATCGTGTTGTTGATAGAACTGAATTTCTTGTTGAGAAAAAAGGTGTTGTATTTCGTTCACGGGTTAAAAAAGAGCGTTCAAGTATGCATTTGGTTGATCGTTGTTCTTATTACTTGGACAACATTGTTTACTACCCAAGAACAAGTCGATAAACGATCGAAAACCGCAGCTCGCGCATTAGATTACGTCACGTGGACTATCGTTTCCTTATTGGTCGGTGCCATATTATGGCTTTTAAAATCTTTGCTTCTTAAAATCTTGGCGACGTCATTCCACGTCAGCAATTTCTTCGATAGAATTCAAGAATCGTTCTTTCTTCAGTATGTTCTTCTAACCCTTTCGGGCCCACCGCTTATGGAATCTCTACAAATGCCTGCGGCAAGTAAAAGCCGTTTGAGTTTTCAGGTGAAGAGAAAGGGGAAAGATGCGAAAACGAAAGATGTAATTGACGTAAGTAAACTTCATCAAATCAAACGAGAAAAAGTGTCGGCTTGGACTATGAAAATGTTGGTTGATGTGATATCGACATCGGGGCTTTCGACGTTTTCCGGCGAACTTGAAGAAAGCGCGTATGATAGACCGCCGGAATCGGCCGATAAGGAGATTACTAGTGAAATGGAAGCGATTGCTGCTGCTTATCATATATTTAGAAATGTTGCACAGCCTGGTTTTAC ATACATTGAAGATTTGGATCTAAGGAGATTCATGATCAAGGAAGAGGTAGATGTTGTGTTTCCGATGATCGACGTGGCTGATAAAGGTCAAATTGACCGAAAAACATTAACGGAATGGGTG GTAAAAGTTTTCAATGGTCGTAAAGCTTTAGCACACGCGTTAAGTGACACCAAGACAGCAGTAAAACAACTGGACAAGCTTGTTACAGCCGTGTTGATTGTTATAGTCTTAGTCGTGTGGCTTCTTTTGACTGAAATCGCTACCACCAAAGTACTCGTCTTACTCTCGTCACAGCTTGTTGTGGCTGCTTTTATATTTGGAAACACTTGCAAGACGATTTTCGAAGCTATTGTGTTTGTTTTCATCATGCATCCGTTTGATGTTGGTGATCGTTGCGTCATCGACGGGGTTCAG CTGATAGTTGAAGAGATGAATATCTTAACGACGGTTTTCTTGAAATTTGATAACGAGAAGATATATTATCCCAATTCGGTTTTGTCGACAAAGCCGATCAGTAATTTCTATAGAAGCCCGGACATGGGAGATAACGTGCATTTCTCTATCGATTTCGCAACACCACTTGAGAAGATCGGGCTATTGAAAGACAAGATTAAAAA ATATTTGGAGAAGAATCCCCAACTATGGCACCCGAATCACAGCGTTGTTGTGAAGGAGATTGAAAATGTAAACAAGATAAACATGGCCCTTTTTTTCAATCATACGATGAATTTTCAAGATTTCCCTGAAAAGAATAAGCGAAGAAGTGAACTAGTTTTAGAACTGAAGAAATTGTTCGAAGAGTTGAAGATCAAATGTGTTCTCCTTCCTCAAGACGTTCATGTGCATCATCCCGAAACAACAACTGCGCCTGCCAAATAA
- the LOC110894068 gene encoding mechanosensitive ion channel protein 10 isoform X2 has product MAENRKGEVVVTISGEEKDVKNARGVVESPHRKSVDLHPENTVFMPSPNRPPKIPNPETLTRRKTLARSIYSKPKSRFGEQPLIDHDMFDETVEPVGQTSSSPARIASNRASPNGKETTRTISITPKTPLMASPGGAGGADVDEDEEIYKKVNIRKKLKYKKVKMKVLFEWLVFLLLLGSLVCSLTIDELKRYEIWSLKLYKWLVLLMVIICGMLVTNWLMHFIVLLIELNFLLRKKVLYFVHGLKKSVQVCIWLIVVLITWTTLFTTQEQVDKRSKTAARALDYVTWTIVSLLVGAILWLLKSLLLKILATSFHVSNFFDRIQESFFLQYVLLTLSGPPLMESLQMPAASKSRLSFQVKRKGKDAKTKDVIDVSKLHQIKREKVSAWTMKMLVDVISTSGLSTFSGELEESAYDRPPESADKEITSEMEAIAAAYHIFRNVAQPGFTYIEDLDLRRFMIKEEVDVVFPMIDVADKGQIDRKTLTEWVVKVFNGRKALAHALSDTKTAVKQLDKLVTAVLIVIVLVVWLLLTEIATTKVLVLLSSQLVVAAFIFGNTCKTIFEAIVFVFIMHPFDVGDRCVIDGVQLIVEEMNILTTVFLKFDNEKIYYPNSVLSTKPISNFYRSPDMGDNVHFSIDFATPLEKIGLLKDKIKKYLEKNPQLWHPNHSVVVKEIENVNKINMALFFNHTMNFQDFPEKNKRRSELVLELKKLFEELKIKCVLLPQDVHVHHPETTTAPAK; this is encoded by the exons ATGGCCGAGAACAGAAAAGGTGAAGTGGTTGTAACAATTTCCGGCGAAGAGAAAGATGTGAAAAACGCTAGAGGTGTTGTCGAGTCACCTCATAGAAAATCTGTCGATTTGCATCCGGAAAATACAGTTTTCATGCCAAGCCCTAACAGGCCTCCAAAAATCCCCAATCCGGAAACGTTAACCAGGCGTAAAACGTTAGCCCGATCGATTTACTCCAAACCGAAATCCAGATTCGGTGAACAGCCTTTGATCGATCACGACATGTTCGATGAAACGGTTGAACCAGTTGGACAAACCTCAAGCTCACCTGCAAGAATCGCATCGAATCGTGCATCGCCTAATGGTAAAGAGACAACGAGAACTATTTCGATAACTCCGAAAACTCCGTTAATGGCGTCACCGGGCGGTGCAGGAGGTGCTGATGTGGACGAAGACGAAGAGATTTACAAAAAGGTGAACATACGAAAGAAGCTAAAGTATAAGAAAGTGAAGATGAAAGTTCTGTTTGAATGGCTAGTGTTTCTCTTGCTTTTGGGTAGTCTAGTTTGTAGCTTGACGATCGACGAGTTAAAGCGTTACGAAATCTGGAGCTTGAAGTTATACAAATGGCTTGTGCTCTTAATGGTGATCATTTGTGGTATGCTAGTCACCAATTGGCTTATGCATTTTATCGTGTTGTTGATAGAACTGAATTTCTTGTTGAGAAAAAAGGTGTTGTATTTCGTTCACGGGTTAAAAAAGAGCGTTCAAGTATGCATTTGGTTGATCGTTGTTCTTATTACTTGGACAACATTGTTTACTACCCAAGAACAAGTCGATAAACGATCGAAAACCGCAGCTCGCGCATTAGATTACGTCACGTGGACTATCGTTTCCTTATTGGTCGGTGCCATATTATGGCTTTTAAAATCTTTGCTTCTTAAAATCTTGGCGACGTCATTCCACGTCAGCAATTTCTTCGATAGAATTCAAGAATCGTTCTTTCTTCAGTATGTTCTTCTAACCCTTTCGGGCCCACCGCTTATGGAATCTCTACAAATGCCTGCGGCAAGTAAAAGCCGTTTGAGTTTTCAGGTGAAGAGAAAGGGGAAAGATGCGAAAACGAAAGATGTAATTGACGTAAGTAAACTTCATCAAATCAAACGAGAAAAAGTGTCGGCTTGGACTATGAAAATGTTGGTTGATGTGATATCGACATCGGGGCTTTCGACGTTTTCCGGCGAACTTGAAGAAAGCGCGTATGATAGACCGCCGGAATCGGCCGATAAGGAGATTACTAGTGAAATGGAAGCGATTGCTGCTGCTTATCATATATTTAGAAATGTTGCACAGCCTGGTTTTAC ATACATTGAAGATTTGGATCTAAGGAGATTCATGATCAAGGAAGAGGTAGATGTTGTGTTTCCGATGATCGACGTGGCTGATAAAGGTCAAATTGACCGAAAAACATTAACGGAATGGGTG GTAAAAGTTTTCAATGGTCGTAAAGCTTTAGCACACGCGTTAAGTGACACCAAGACAGCAGTAAAACAACTGGACAAGCTTGTTACAGCCGTGTTGATTGTTATAGTCTTAGTCGTGTGGCTTCTTTTGACTGAAATCGCTACCACCAAAGTACTCGTCTTACTCTCGTCACAGCTTGTTGTGGCTGCTTTTATATTTGGAAACACTTGCAAGACGATTTTCGAAGCTATTGTGTTTGTTTTCATCATGCATCCGTTTGATGTTGGTGATCGTTGCGTCATCGACGGGGTTCAG CTGATAGTTGAAGAGATGAATATCTTAACGACGGTTTTCTTGAAATTTGATAACGAGAAGATATATTATCCCAATTCGGTTTTGTCGACAAAGCCGATCAGTAATTTCTATAGAAGCCCGGACATGGGAGATAACGTGCATTTCTCTATCGATTTCGCAACACCACTTGAGAAGATCGGGCTATTGAAAGACAAGATTAAAAA ATATTTGGAGAAGAATCCCCAACTATGGCACCCGAATCACAGCGTTGTTGTGAAGGAGATTGAAAATGTAAACAAGATAAACATGGCCCTTTTTTTCAATCATACGATGAATTTTCAAGATTTCCCTGAAAAGAATAAGCGAAGAAGTGAACTAGTTTTAGAACTGAAGAAATTGTTCGAAGAGTTGAAGATCAAATGTGTTCTCCTTCCTCAAGACGTTCATGTGCATCATCCCGAAACAACAACTGCGCCTGCCAAATAA